The DNA region GTTGGTATTTCCCTGTATTTCCCAGTACACTTCCTTCAAGAGGTcaggaagaaaatgacagaaaaagaagagcagaatTGTGGAAATAGCTCATTAGGTAACAATCTTACATATAAAGCAAGAAAGGTTATGATGGTTTAAGACATGTCAAACTCTTTACCAACTATAAAAACTTTATACCTTACTTACCCCaactaaaatacttaaaattcaaaagaataattGGAAATTCTTAAACTCCTAATTGTTGCTGAATAAGTTAATCTTAAAAATGCTAAGTTTGAAAAGCACATGAAAGAAACTTTTTAatgtggaagacagaggaaaaccaacataatattgacGATTAATATCATgcttattcaagaaaaataagcTCAAGGTAATGTTTCTGCAGATAAAAAGGTTTTACTAGTAAAGAAACTTTCAGTGTCCGAAAGTCTGCTAGTTTTTTATTAAGATGAAGCTTTGTGAGTTTCTTGAACACCAGTGCTACTAGTAAATGCATtattctggaaaattccagaactATAAGCAGTTCATAAAGGTTCATAAAGGCCACCATCTTTCATTCTAAGTGAGTGTTTCCTTCAGGAGCTCAGGTAGGGATAAGGAGGAAGAATTTGCACTTTTCGGCAGAGAAGCACTTTTGCAGGCATGGGCTGGCATCTCCACATGAGTAAGCCAGTGAAGCTATACCTTGACTTTAACAAAGATTGGGCCTACCCCCTATTCTGATAACTCATTATCACTTGTCAGGTAGTGAATAAAAGATGAAATGCTGTGTGAGAAAGGTGGTTTAAGAGTTTTTTGGAATGAAGCcatagaggtttttgtttttgtttttaataagattTCAGTTTGTTGGGGTGCTTGAGGCATATACAAAAtcaactgggaattccctggtggttcagtggttagggcttcatgctttcactgccagaggcctgggttcagtccctggttggggagctaagatcctgcaagctatgtagcctggccaaaaaaaaaaaaaagaagaagaaactttttaaagaggctagttttaaatttttgtgctCCCCCAACGAGATAGGAAAATGTCTACATCTACATTTTATGGGCCTGCTTGTATTTTTTTCAGGGTAAGTATTCCCAGCTCAACTCCCCAGTATGATGTTTTAATATGTTTGTCTTTCAGTTCCCAATGAGAGCTAAAAGGAAATTTATTCTCAAACACATGCATTTTAATCTCTCATCCCCACAACCttggaatatttatttaatatctgaggtattaatttaaaacttaaagttTTGTTTAAAACTTGGTGTATGCATTTAAATTCTCAGACACACTCCTCCTCaaattttgaaatggaaaaataaagtttaaccAAGGTAACTTTATAGATAGATAGCTTTTCAGGAACAACATATCTATTGGGTAATAATAAGTATATGTATGTTAACTTGTTTCCAAAATGGTTAAGTTATTGATACACATACCATCCACATTTGTAAAATATAGCATACATTAAAGTTAGGTCCTATAGGTATAAATAAGTTCCACTTACATACATAGGCTTTGAGCAGATTTCAGGTAGTTCctgaataaaaatcaaaattggCTACCAATTGCCATTTAATATATCTTAATcacatgaagaaaaacaaaatattggaGTCCCTTGAGAAGACTAGAAAATCAGTTTTAAAGCAAGTAGTAATATTTATTACAGTTCTGCAGGTGGGGGTGGCAGAGATTCATTGAGATCTTGATCAAAGTCAGGAGGAATAGGAAATTCCTGAAATTGGATCTCATTGCTGGAATCTTCCTGGTTTTTCATAAGATCTCCTGGTGGCAGGGTCAAGTTAAATGAGTCAGGGGGAGGTGGAAATGACTGTTTGGACTCAGAATTATGATGTTCAGAGATTCGATTGAGACAATCTAGAGATGGTGGGAGACTGGTGGAATCGTTTGGAAGAGGAGATTCAGTTATCATTGTGAATTTGTCTGATTTGTTCCCCTCCTGTCCTTCGGTATCAAGAAGGGAAGCAGGTGGTGGAGGCAGATCTGCGTCATCTGAAGAGGAAACAGCCGTGCCGATTGTTGATCCATCACCGCTGTCTTCTGATGTACCATTCGcctgatcttttattttctctgttttgggATTGTTAGAAACGTCAGTGTTTGCATTTGATTCAAACAACTTAATTTCTAAGTCATCTGCTAAAAGTGCACTTTTGCTTGGTTTCCAAACCGTAAGTGAAATAATTGATGAACGTTTTGGGAATGCTTCATTTTCTCTAATGTTATCCAAGCATGTGTCAGGGGTTTCGCCATCAGCAAACGGAGACCTACCTGCCCAGTTTTGATCATTTAACACAGGTTTTCGCAAACATTTCCATAATACAATCATGAGTATAACTACCAACATAGTAGTCAGAATTGTACCAATTAATATGGCTGCTATTGAATTATCATAATTGGCTTCCTTTGGGATATTTGTTGTACTGCTAAATTCGAAGTTGAATCCTGGTGTCTTCCTAGGTGAACTTTTGACAGTTGGTGTTGGTTGTATGGCTGTATTATGAGCAGTCGGGGGTATTGATTTCCTGGAAGAGTTGTGGGTAGATGATGGTTGTTGAGTGGGAGTGTAAACTGATGGTGGTGATTGTTTGGTAGAAGAATAGGCAGATGGTGGTAGCTGTCTGGCAGAGGTAAACACAGGCAGTGCTGTTCCTTGGGAGGAGGTGTTGGctatttgtattgtttttctggTGACATTATAGACAAGTGGTTGTACAGCAGAAGTATGTGCTGCTGGTTTCCCAGAAGAAGCATAGGCAGCTGGTGTTGGTTGTCCAGCAGCAACTTTGGCAGTTGTTATTGGTTGTCCAGAAGATAGGTTGTTGAATTGTGTTGGTTGACTTGAAGGTTTCTCTATCATGCCCGGAGAATTCGCCGAAATATATGGCATTGATGGTCTAAATAAAGTAGATTGTGGTTGCTTCTCTGTTGTAGTTGCTTCTGTCTCTGAGAAAAAAGTATCATTCAGGTGTccacaaaacaaaattaagatgAAATACTTGAGATCCATTTCAGAATGTTTCCTTTTTACCAgtagttttataataaaagaaagaaagataattagGTATCATTTAGTATCTGGCATAAAGTAGGTAGGTACTTGATAAGTATTTATCATTCCTAATTTAGACTCGATACACTCCAAGCTAACATGAACAGCTCTTAACTATACTATAACTTATCACATAACATTTGGACCCCAAAAGCAGTGATCTCTCTTAATTCTTTCGTAAGATTTGTACTTTGTCCTGGTGCCCCTAGGTTTATTACATTACAGTCCTTCATTTCATAGTCATACATCTCAAATGCATAGGCTCTGTATGCTGGTACTGTGTGCACACTACTTTTTCCTGTTTACTACTAGAAATACATTGATCCTGCTGCCTCGAAGGGCACCAGTAACCATCTATTACTTAACCcagtggtttgttttcttttttttctctcttgatcaCATTTGACACTGTTGATTATTCCTTCACTGCTATTCGAATAGCTCTTTGGAGTAATTTTCCTTTCATATTCATCTCACTAgctcctgtttttcttttgcatCCTAAATATGGTACTTGATATGTATTCTGTCTTCACTCTTCACTGCTTTTCTTAATCCTGAATCTATCAGATTTCAGCTCTCACCTTTAACCTCTAGCTCCCAAATCTGTATATCTAGCCTAAATTTCCTTAATTCTCATTCCATTTGTATGACTTCTTGGTGGACATTGCCATGTATATATCTCACTATCAGCAACTTCAGCGTATTTAAGTCAGAATTCATCTTCATCTTATAAGTGACCCTTCTCCTGACTTCTTTCTGCCAATGGTATTACCTTTATGAGTTTCTCATGCCCACAACCTATTAAGTAACCTTTGCAGCTATATCAGTGTTCAGGACAGTGTCTTTACATTAGAAGCTCATATTTCTAAAGGATTCAATTCAGCTCATACTTGACAATCCTAAAATGCTCTTCAAGTCTGGTTGAGGGAAGTAGTCTTGCTgctactttcatttatttattgataagCACCATGTTTTTGTCAGGCTCTGTTCTGGTTTAGGAGataccaaaatttttaaaaatttcttctactagtagaaacaataaataaatctaatttcATAAGTTTTCTCAGAAAGgtatgcaggagatgcacagaGGAACTAAGCTAGCCTGGGATAGCTTCAGGGAAGGTTTCTCAGAGAAGTAAAACTTGAACTGAATCTTGAAAGGTCTGTAAGAACTaggtaaataaaatattccaGCCAGGGGAACAACATGCAGGCACAGGAAGACAAGGCATGTGTTTAAGTTTGTGGGGTAGGGTTACCTGTGGGATGTGGCAGATGCTAAAACTTGAAGAGTTTTTTCaagtttcatttctatttctgtggcCTAACGATCTAACCATAACTAGTCACTTAATCTCTCCTGGTCTCAAATGTCTTATCTCTAAAGTAAGGCTAATTTTCAGCTCTGTATGTAATATACTTGT from Cervus canadensis isolate Bull #8, Minnesota chromosome 1, ASM1932006v1, whole genome shotgun sequence includes:
- the EVI2B gene encoding protein EVI2B; translated protein: MDLKYFILILFCGHLNDTFFSETEATTTEKQPQSTLFRPSMPYISANSPGMIEKPSSQPTQFNNLSSGQPITTAKVAAGQPTPAAYASSGKPAAHTSAVQPLVYNVTRKTIQIANTSSQGTALPVFTSARQLPPSAYSSTKQSPPSVYTPTQQPSSTHNSSRKSIPPTAHNTAIQPTPTVKSSPRKTPGFNFEFSSTTNIPKEANYDNSIAAILIGTILTTMLVVILMIVLWKCLRKPVLNDQNWAGRSPFADGETPDTCLDNIRENEAFPKRSSIISLTVWKPSKSALLADDLEIKLFESNANTDVSNNPKTEKIKDQANGTSEDSGDGSTIGTAVSSSDDADLPPPPASLLDTEGQEGNKSDKFTMITESPLPNDSTSLPPSLDCLNRISEHHNSESKQSFPPPPDSFNLTLPPGDLMKNQEDSSNEIQFQEFPIPPDFDQDLNESLPPPPAEL